TGTCCCCGCTGGCTTGGCTGATGGGGCATCCTTCGCTTCAGGTTTCGTGTCTTTCGCTTCCGGTTTCGCGTCCTTTGTTTCGGGTTTTGCAGAACCGGCGGGAGCCTGGTCCTTCAAAAGGTCCTCGTTGATGGTGATCTTCGCATTCTTCTTCAGTTCTTCGATGTACTTGTCGAGCACTTCCTTCTGTTTCTCCTGCATGAGCTGCTGCTTGATAAAATCCTTCACCTCCGCGAAAGGAACATACGCGGGCGGTTTGATCCCTTCGAGCCGTATTATGTGATACCCGAACTGGGTTTTGACGACCCCGCTCGTCTGACCCACCTTCGTGAGTTTGAATGCCGCCCCCTCGTATTCAGGCAGGAGAGTGCCCTTGGGATGGAAGCCGACCTCGCCGCCCGTCACCTTGGCGTTGGGATCGATGGAATACTTCTTTGCGAGGTCCGCGAAGTCCTCACCGGCCTGAAGCCTTTCCTTCACCTGTCTCGCTTCTTCCTCGGATTTCACGAGAATGTGCCGTGTATTGATCTCCGTGTCTTTCCGGAACTTCTCCTTGTTGGTATCGTAATACTTCTGGAGACCCTCCTCGGTGATGTTCGCTCCCGCGGCAAGTTTCTTCTTCAGGAGCGATTCTATGATGAGCTGTTCCCTGATCTCCGCCAGCTTGTTCTCGAATTCCTTGTCCT
The DNA window shown above is from Syntrophorhabdus sp. and carries:
- a CDS encoding peptidylprolyl isomerase yields the protein MKNAVICLCLALCLFACDKKDDSKVLVTINNDKLTMTEFNKELDKIPMNMKMMVASESGKKAYLDRLITKRLLLAEAQKASIEKDKEFENKLAEIREQLIIESLLKKKLAAGANITEEGLQKYYDTNKEKFRKDTEINTRHILVKSEEEARQVKERLQAGEDFADLAKKYSIDPNAKVTGGEVGFHPKGTLLPEYEGAAFKLTKVGQTSGVVKTQFGYHIIRLEGIKPPAYVPFAEVKDFIKQQLMQEKQKEVLDKYIEELKKNAKITINEDLLKDQAPAGSAKPETKDAKPEAKDTKPEAKDAPSAKPAGTKTAPATPPTKETVPQSK